The sequence CCGACAGATCGAGAGCCGGATCGACCGCGTCGTCCAGAAGATGGCCGACGCCCAGGCCCGCCGACAGCAGCAGGATCGCGAGAACCAGCAGCAGCAACTTCAGGCCCGCGCGCGGTCGCTGCTCACCGCGGGCATCGGCGATTACAAGGCGGGCAATTACCAGAGCGCCATCGACCAGTTGACCCAGTCGGTGGCCATCGATCCCCGCCAGGCTGACGCGTATTTCCACATCGGCGCGTCCTATCTCGAGTTGAAGAACATCCCCAAGGCCCAGGAGAATTTCCGGAAGGCCATCCAGCTCAAACCCGACTACGCGCTGGCCCACTTGAACCTGGGCATCCTGGCCCAGTCCGACCGGAACTATGACCAGGCCATCACCCACCTGCGCAAGGTCATCGATCTCGGCGGCGTCCCCGGCTACTCGGTGGACAAGCTCCAGGGCATCATCCGGGAGATGGAGGTGCACAAATCGTTCGCCGTCCTGATCAACCGGTCCATCGCCGTGGAGCACAAGCATTTCATCGGCGGCTGCAACGGCTTTCTCGTGTTCAGCGCCGACAATCTGAAGTACGAGACAAACGAGGCCAAACACGCGTTCAACGTGCCCATCCGCTCGTTGAAAAACGTCCAGTTCGCCAAGGGGGACGAGTTCTCGTTCCAGGTGGGCGACCAGAAGTACAAGTTCAGCATCCAGAACGCCAACGCCTACGCGGACATCAGCCGGCTGCTCCCCGAGTACTTGAAGGTGCTCGGCAAGTAGCGCGCGCCCGCATTGCCCGGTTTCCGCCTGCGGCCGGTTCCACGGAACCGGCCGCGGCTTTTTAGGGCTGGCCGGCGCCGAGCGCGTGCGCCGGATTCCCCCATGCGCGACGGCCGAACCGGAGCTTTCGGACGATCCGAGGCCCGGCGGAGTCCGTCCTTGAGTTGACCGCCGGGAATTGTTATGCTGCACGCCGGTAACGGATCATGGCCGCACTGGACCTCCGCAAGATCACCGGCTTCTGGGTCCCCCTGGCCGCCACCTGGCTCATGATGGCGCTGGAGGGTCCGTTCCTCGCGGCGGTGATCGCCCGGCTCGCCGATCCCAAGTACAACCTGGCGGCCTATGGCGTGGCCTTCTCGTTCGCCCTGATCATCGAGGCGCCCATCATCATGATCATGAGCGCCGCCACCGCCCTAGTCACCGGCCGCACGTCGCTCGTCCGCCTGCGCACCTACACCTACGCCATGAATGGGTGCATCACGGCCGTGATGCTCGTGGGCCTGATCCCGCCGGTGTTCGATCTGATCGCCCGCCAGCTGCTGGAGCTGCCGGACGAGGTGGCCCGGCTCGTGTACATCGCCTACCTGCTGCTGCTCCCGTGGCCGGGCGCCATCGGCTACCGGCGGTTCTACCAGGGGATCATGATCCGCCACAACCTCACCCGGCGGGTAGCCTACGGCACGGTGGTGCGCCTGTCCACCATGGCGGTCACCGCCGTAGCGCTGTACACCGTCGGCGGGGTACCGGGCGCCTGGGTGGGGGCGGCGGCGCTCTCGGCGGGCGTGACCATGGAAGCCGTCGCCAGCCGCCTGATGAGCCGGCGGATCGTGAGCCAACTGCTGCTGGACGACCGCGACAGCCGGTCCGCCCCCGGTTACCGGGAGATCCACCGCTTCTACATGCCCCTGGCCATGACCTCGATTCTGGCCATGGGTGTGCATCCGCTGCTCACGTTCTTCATGGGCCGGAGCCGGATGGCCATCGAATCATTGGCCGTCTGGCCGGTGGTCCACGTGACGTCGTTCATCTTTCGGTGCTTCGGCATCTCGTTTCAGGAGACGGCCATCGCCCTCCTCGGCGAGCGGCAAGAGGGTTACCGCGCCTTGCGCGACTTCGGCAACCGCCTGGCGGTGGCGACCGGCGGTGCCTATGCGCTGCTCGTGCTGACTCCGCTGTCGCACCTGTGGCTGGGCAAGGTCTCCGGCCTCTCGGCCGACCTGGCGGCGTTCGCCCTGCTGCCCGCCCAACTCGTGCTGCTGATGCCGTCGATGGAGGTCCTGCTGTCGTTCCAGCGCGCCCTGCTGGTGCATGCCCGGATGACCCGGGCGATCACCTGGGCCACCGCCGTCGAGGTGGTGGGGATCATTGTCGTACTGTTCGCGGGCATCCGGCTCGGCGGCGCCACCGGCGCCGTGGCGGCGGCCGTCGCCGTGACAGCCGGCCGGCTGACCCACATTCTGTTCCTGATGCCCCCCTGCCTGCGGGCCCGGCGTCTGGCAGACCCACTCGTCAAGGCGCAGCCGGCCGGGATCTGATCGATGCCCGCCCGATGAGCTGCCCGCCCTGTGTCACCACGTCCACCCGGACCTCGGCCGCCGGCGGCAGCCGCTTCAGGGCCACGGATGTCCAGAGCCGGTACCCGTCCTTCCGCCCGCCGGCGATGGCGTAATTGCGCGACGCAAACATCGCCGCGCCGTCCACGTACCAGCGATGGCTGACCTTCTCCTCCAGGCCGAGAGGCGCGACGACGGCGGTCAGCGCATAGAGCCGGCCGGTATAGTCCGCCGGCAGCTCCGTCACCGGCCCGACGCTTCGCAGGGTGTT comes from Acidobacteriota bacterium and encodes:
- a CDS encoding tetratricopeptide repeat protein, translating into RQIESRIDRVVQKMADAQARRQQQDRENQQQQLQARARSLLTAGIGDYKAGNYQSAIDQLTQSVAIDPRQADAYFHIGASYLELKNIPKAQENFRKAIQLKPDYALAHLNLGILAQSDRNYDQAITHLRKVIDLGGVPGYSVDKLQGIIREMEVHKSFAVLINRSIAVEHKHFIGGCNGFLVFSADNLKYETNEAKHAFNVPIRSLKNVQFAKGDEFSFQVGDQKYKFSIQNANAYADISRLLPEYLKVLGK